In one Spirosoma rigui genomic region, the following are encoded:
- a CDS encoding Gfo/Idh/MocA family oxidoreductase: MTQPINRRDFLKTTGAGALSLGLLPSATRRVAPSDRLRVAHIGLNGMGTNHLNWFANLPDVDVVGLCDVDETHLNKALGVLQKIQPNTTAKAYADFRYLLDRPDVDAITCATPDHWHAQIAIMAFQAGKDVYGEKPLSYSVREGQQMLKAQNRYDRIFQLGTQIHAGDNYHRVAEIIQAGAIGKVHTVRLWKTGFPPVLGPARYQTPPATLNWDMWQGPAPVSLYTPERCHFSYRYFLDYSGGVFQDFWCHIADIVWWSVNPTGLKRISARGEAPEGIGDAPKWIDIDYEFDGLTLHWTSTPPAVSGAQGRGIGAYFEGDKGTLLCDYSTREITINGVTMTDVPDVPITIERSPGHQQNFVNAVKSRKQPESNLAYARQMTMPMHLGLISYRLGQPLEWNATKEKFRHNPEANELLARSYRKGWKLM; this comes from the coding sequence ATGACACAGCCGATCAATCGCCGTGACTTCCTGAAAACAACGGGTGCCGGGGCACTCAGCCTGGGGCTGCTGCCGTCGGCCACCCGGCGCGTGGCTCCCAGCGACCGGCTGCGCGTGGCCCACATCGGTCTGAACGGCATGGGTACCAACCACCTGAACTGGTTCGCGAATTTGCCCGACGTAGACGTAGTGGGGCTGTGCGACGTCGATGAAACCCACCTGAACAAGGCCCTGGGGGTGCTGCAGAAAATTCAGCCCAACACGACCGCTAAAGCCTACGCCGACTTCCGGTACCTGCTCGACCGGCCCGATGTCGACGCCATTACCTGCGCCACACCCGACCACTGGCACGCCCAGATCGCCATCATGGCATTTCAGGCGGGTAAAGATGTGTACGGCGAAAAACCCCTGTCCTACAGCGTTCGGGAAGGGCAGCAGATGCTGAAAGCACAAAACCGCTACGACCGGATTTTTCAGCTGGGTACCCAGATTCACGCGGGCGATAACTACCACCGGGTAGCCGAGATCATCCAGGCCGGTGCTATTGGTAAGGTGCATACCGTGCGGCTGTGGAAAACGGGTTTTCCGCCCGTACTGGGTCCCGCCCGGTACCAGACGCCCCCCGCCACCCTCAACTGGGATATGTGGCAGGGGCCCGCACCCGTATCGCTGTACACCCCCGAACGCTGCCATTTCAGCTACCGCTACTTTCTGGATTATTCGGGCGGGGTGTTCCAGGATTTCTGGTGCCACATCGCCGACATCGTCTGGTGGTCGGTCAATCCCACCGGCCTCAAACGGATCAGCGCCAGAGGAGAGGCCCCGGAAGGCATCGGAGACGCACCCAAATGGATCGACATCGACTACGAGTTCGATGGCCTTACCCTGCACTGGACCAGTACGCCCCCGGCCGTGTCGGGCGCGCAGGGCCGCGGTATCGGGGCCTATTTCGAGGGCGACAAAGGTACGCTCCTCTGCGATTACAGCACCCGCGAGATCACCATCAACGGGGTAACCATGACCGATGTGCCCGACGTACCGATCACCATCGAGCGCTCGCCCGGCCACCAGCAGAACTTCGTGAACGCGGTGAAGTCCCGCAAACAGCCCGAGTCGAACCTGGCCTACGCCCGGCAGATGACCATGCCGATGCACCTGGGCCTTATATCGTACCGGCTGGGGCAGCCGCTGGAGTGGAATGCCACAAAAGAGAAGTTCCGCCACAACCCCGAAGCCAACGAACTCCTCGCCCGGTCGTACCGCAAAGGCTGGAAGCTAATGTAG
- a CDS encoding THUMP-like domain-containing protein — protein sequence MESLSPLEKQFIRDHLTDDVRQLVLRPQPANLDIRKLAAQLAARQKTRDKLPSWYANEEVLYPPALSVEQASSEQTARYKASLVAGDQLIDLTGGMGVDTWAFGQRVRRVTYVDRQADLVQHAAHNLPVMGTPAIDVRLGDGLSVVAALPGAVDWLYLDPHRRDGQGGKVVRLADCEPDVSNPAVVSELLTKAAHILLKTSPIIDIEATIRQLTGPAGHPDAARVDAVHVVAVQGEVKEVLFVLSRSKSALAAIEINAVNLLTDRVVRLQFTPAEERASAVVFGDPQTFLYEPNAAVLKAGAFRLVADRYGLTKLAPNSHLYTSLTHNPDVPGRSFVLDGIIKPDRNSLRTVLPSMKANLTVRNFPQTVAELRKKLNLQEGGDVYIFATTLLNGDKRLLLTRKADAVARS from the coding sequence TTGGAATCCCTCTCCCCTCTCGAAAAACAGTTTATCCGGGACCACCTCACTGACGATGTTCGCCAGCTGGTTTTACGGCCGCAACCGGCGAACCTGGATATCCGCAAGCTGGCCGCCCAACTCGCAGCCCGGCAAAAAACCCGCGACAAACTGCCCAGCTGGTACGCTAATGAGGAGGTGCTGTACCCCCCGGCCCTGTCGGTTGAGCAGGCATCATCAGAGCAAACGGCGCGGTACAAAGCGTCGCTGGTGGCGGGCGACCAGCTGATCGATCTGACGGGGGGGATGGGGGTCGATACCTGGGCATTCGGGCAGCGCGTCCGCCGGGTAACCTACGTTGACCGGCAGGCGGATCTGGTACAGCATGCGGCTCATAACCTGCCGGTCATGGGGACCCCCGCCATCGACGTTCGGCTGGGTGACGGCCTGTCTGTCGTCGCGGCCCTGCCAGGGGCTGTCGACTGGCTCTACCTGGACCCCCACCGGCGCGACGGACAGGGTGGTAAAGTGGTTCGGCTGGCAGACTGCGAGCCCGATGTTTCTAACCCTGCCGTGGTCAGTGAGTTACTGACCAAAGCCGCGCATATTCTGCTTAAGACCTCGCCCATTATCGACATCGAAGCCACGATCCGGCAACTTACCGGTCCGGCCGGCCACCCCGACGCGGCCCGGGTAGACGCCGTTCACGTAGTCGCCGTACAAGGCGAGGTGAAGGAAGTGTTGTTCGTGCTGAGCCGGTCGAAATCGGCTTTAGCAGCGATTGAGATTAACGCCGTTAATCTATTAACCGACAGAGTAGTTAGACTTCAGTTTACACCCGCTGAGGAGCGGGCTTCAGCGGTCGTTTTCGGCGATCCGCAAACGTTTTTGTACGAACCCAACGCTGCCGTGCTGAAAGCGGGGGCTTTCCGCCTGGTTGCCGACCGCTATGGCCTGACAAAACTGGCGCCTAACAGCCACTTATACACCAGCCTGACGCACAACCCCGACGTACCGGGCCGCTCGTTTGTGCTCGACGGTATCATCAAACCAGACCGCAACAGCCTGCGCACGGTGCTGCCCTCGATGAAGGCCAACCTGACCGTGCGTAACTTTCCCCAGACGGTTGCTGAATTGCGAAAAAAACTGAACTTACAGGAAGGGGGCGATGTCTATATCTTCGCAACCACACTACTGAATGGCGACAAACGGCTGCTGCTTACCCGCAAAGCGGACGCAGTGGCCCGTTCCTAA
- a CDS encoding SulP family inorganic anion transporter, whose translation MQRVSPVRTLRSYQSAWLRQDIPAGLSVFLVALPLCLGIALASGAPLFSGLVAGMIGGIVVGLFSGSEVSVSGPAAGLAVIVADAIAKVGSYEAFLAAVVLAGILQVGLGLLRAGRFSSFFPDSVIKGMLVAIGLVIILKQIPHALGRDNDYEGEFEFQQLADGENTISEIYRALVTASTGAVVISLVSLAFLIVWERTAGRSTRMFFKNFPAALVVVFVGIALNEFFRVSVPQWYLGDTAHQHMVQIPTIAPGKSLFSIFDFPDFSVLGDVRIYTVAATIALVASLETLLNLEASDRLDAGKRVSSTNQELVAQGLGNTLSGLIGGLPITSVVVRTSANVYGGAKTRVSAISHGIFLMIAVFLGGPLLNLVPLSCLAAVLIMVGYKLARPAIFKKMYNEGWSQFVPFVVTVLGIIFTDLLIGIALGTVVGILYVLYTNFQSTFTLERVGNRVTIEFTKDLYFLSKPQLKEALSSLQPGDEVLIDGSRALFIDHDIYTMLHDYSETASVQGIHYVLRDVALTPRSRPQKATALV comes from the coding sequence ATGCAACGTGTTAGCCCCGTCCGAACCCTTCGTTCGTACCAGTCCGCCTGGCTTCGTCAGGACATTCCCGCCGGGTTATCGGTGTTTCTCGTTGCACTACCCCTGTGTCTGGGCATTGCCCTGGCATCGGGCGCTCCCCTGTTTTCGGGTCTGGTAGCGGGCATGATCGGCGGCATTGTCGTTGGGTTGTTCTCCGGGTCCGAAGTCAGCGTCAGCGGGCCGGCGGCTGGTTTGGCCGTCATCGTTGCCGATGCCATTGCAAAAGTAGGGTCTTATGAGGCATTTCTGGCTGCGGTGGTGTTGGCGGGCATTCTGCAAGTAGGCTTGGGCCTGCTGCGGGCGGGTCGGTTCAGCAGCTTTTTCCCGGACAGCGTCATCAAAGGGATGCTGGTTGCCATTGGCCTGGTCATCATCCTTAAACAGATACCTCACGCCCTGGGCCGCGACAACGATTACGAAGGGGAGTTCGAGTTTCAGCAGCTGGCCGACGGGGAAAATACGATCTCCGAAATATACCGCGCGCTGGTTACCGCCAGTACGGGGGCTGTGGTTATCAGCCTGGTATCGCTGGCATTTCTGATTGTCTGGGAGCGCACGGCGGGACGTAGCACCCGGATGTTTTTCAAAAATTTCCCGGCCGCACTGGTCGTCGTTTTCGTGGGTATTGCCTTAAACGAATTTTTCCGGGTATCGGTCCCGCAGTGGTACCTGGGCGATACGGCCCACCAGCATATGGTGCAAATTCCAACTATTGCCCCCGGCAAGAGCCTGTTCTCGATTTTTGACTTCCCGGATTTCAGTGTCCTCGGCGATGTGCGGATTTACACCGTTGCCGCAACCATCGCGCTGGTCGCGAGTCTGGAAACCCTGCTGAATCTGGAAGCCTCAGACCGGCTCGACGCGGGCAAGCGCGTATCGTCCACGAACCAGGAACTGGTAGCCCAGGGGTTGGGTAACACCCTGTCGGGGCTGATTGGTGGCCTGCCCATCACATCGGTGGTCGTGCGCACGTCGGCCAACGTGTACGGAGGAGCCAAAACGCGGGTATCGGCCATCAGCCACGGGATCTTCCTGATGATAGCCGTTTTCCTGGGTGGACCGCTGCTGAATCTGGTACCGCTGTCGTGCCTGGCGGCTGTCCTGATCATGGTGGGGTACAAGCTGGCCAGACCCGCCATCTTCAAAAAAATGTACAACGAGGGATGGAGTCAGTTCGTCCCGTTCGTGGTTACCGTGCTGGGTATCATCTTTACCGACCTGCTGATCGGCATTGCGCTGGGGACCGTCGTGGGCATTCTCTACGTGCTGTATACCAACTTTCAGTCGACCTTTACGCTGGAACGGGTTGGTAACCGGGTAACGATCGAGTTCACCAAAGACCTGTATTTTCTGAGCAAGCCCCAGCTGAAAGAAGCCCTGTCCAGCCTGCAACCGGGCGACGAGGTGCTGATCGACGGTAGCCGGGCGCTGTTTATCGACCATGATATTTACACCATGCTGCACGATTACAGCGAGACCGCCAGCGTGCAGGGTATTCACTACGTGTTGCGCGATGTGGCGCTGACCCCGCGCAGCCGCCCGCAGAAAGCAACGGCGCTGGTGTAG
- a CDS encoding amidase, translating into MLHLYTRHHLKFLILLGLVTAVWLPPARAQPRASGTTAPSFELMEATIRDIHNAFRTGSLTSEQLVNAYLDRIRVYDQPTKLNAIILVNPEAIATARALDAEFRQTGTLRPLHGIPVIVKDNYNTKGLQTTGGSVALRGFVPSEDAWQVRKLREAGAIVLAKSNMAEWAFTPMHSQSSIAGETLNPYNLAYVPAGSSGGTAAAVAANLGAIGLGSDTGNSIRGPSSHNALVGMRTSLGLVSRYGIIPLFTRNDVGGPMCRTVDDAVRILEATAGYDPNDPITKHSQGKIPENYSQFLTKEGLKGARIGVMRQLSDRNIHPEIKQLFDQAIADLTRAGAQIVDVMIPDFDSLRANQGCAEFRTDIETYLRTFVKRDTLKTLEDIIRVGGYSDIVRDRLISQQLHSGRANHPEIPCGDAFTDPLRVAYRQGVEAEMNRQRVDALIYPTWNYPPALVGDAKGYKGDNSQLVAPSTGMPAFTIPMGYTTGNLPAGLQFLGRLFDEPTLIRLSYAYEQATHHRTAPKQFGPLSK; encoded by the coding sequence ATGCTTCATCTGTACACACGTCATCATCTAAAATTTCTCATTCTGCTGGGGTTAGTTACTGCGGTGTGGCTACCCCCGGCCCGGGCCCAGCCCCGCGCCAGCGGAACGACTGCTCCGTCGTTCGAATTGATGGAAGCCACCATCCGCGACATCCACAACGCATTCCGAACGGGATCGCTCACGAGTGAGCAGCTGGTGAACGCATACCTCGACCGTATTCGGGTGTATGACCAGCCAACCAAACTCAACGCCATCATCCTCGTCAACCCCGAAGCCATCGCTACGGCCCGCGCCCTGGACGCAGAGTTTCGACAAACCGGTACGTTGCGGCCCCTGCACGGCATCCCGGTGATCGTCAAGGATAATTACAACACGAAAGGCCTGCAGACAACGGGAGGATCCGTAGCGCTCAGGGGGTTTGTCCCTTCCGAGGATGCCTGGCAGGTGCGCAAGCTGCGCGAAGCGGGAGCCATCGTACTGGCTAAATCCAACATGGCGGAGTGGGCCTTTACCCCCATGCACTCCCAAAGCTCGATTGCGGGGGAAACCCTGAACCCCTACAACCTGGCTTACGTGCCTGCCGGCTCGAGTGGGGGTACGGCGGCCGCCGTAGCGGCTAACCTGGGTGCCATTGGGCTTGGCTCCGACACGGGGAATTCCATTCGCGGACCATCGTCGCACAACGCGCTGGTGGGTATGCGCACGTCGCTGGGGCTGGTAAGTCGCTACGGGATCATCCCGTTATTTACCCGCAACGACGTAGGCGGCCCTATGTGCCGCACGGTTGACGATGCAGTGCGGATACTGGAAGCCACGGCGGGCTATGATCCCAACGATCCCATCACAAAACACAGTCAGGGTAAAATTCCCGAAAACTACAGCCAGTTTCTGACAAAAGAAGGGCTAAAAGGTGCCCGGATCGGGGTCATGCGCCAGTTGAGCGACAGGAACATCCACCCCGAAATCAAGCAGCTGTTCGACCAGGCCATTGCCGATCTGACGCGGGCGGGCGCACAGATCGTTGACGTAATGATTCCGGATTTCGACTCCCTCCGGGCCAACCAGGGGTGCGCCGAGTTCCGGACCGACATCGAAACCTACCTGCGCACCTTTGTCAAACGTGATACGCTGAAAACCCTGGAAGACATCATCCGCGTGGGCGGCTATTCCGACATTGTCCGCGACCGGCTCATTTCTCAGCAGTTGCACTCGGGCCGCGCGAACCATCCGGAGATCCCTTGCGGAGATGCCTTCACCGATCCGCTCCGGGTGGCTTACCGCCAGGGCGTTGAAGCGGAGATGAACCGGCAGCGTGTGGATGCGCTCATTTACCCAACCTGGAATTACCCGCCCGCGCTGGTGGGTGATGCGAAGGGGTACAAGGGCGATAACAGCCAGCTGGTAGCACCCAGTACGGGGATGCCCGCCTTCACGATTCCTATGGGCTACACGACCGGGAATCTGCCGGCCGGACTCCAGTTTCTGGGCCGCCTGTTCGACGAACCCACCCTGATCCGGCTGTCCTACGCTTATGAACAGGCCACCCACCACCGTACTGCACCAAAACAGTTTGGCCCCCTCAGCAAGTAG